From a single Pseudoalteromonas nigrifaciens genomic region:
- the brxL gene encoding protease Lon-related BREX system protein BrxL yields the protein METKDNLENDNQENQVANQEREINVHVHMHENDATIDPIDDTAPVLTERGELRSIDLDELMINEFKGRIVRKDLTKQLKEGANVPVYVLEYLLGMYCSAAEDDLIEEGMKNVKKILTENYVRPDEAEKAKSLIREKGTHKVIDKVTVKLNQKKDIYEASLSNIGIKDAVVPNKIVKENEKLLTGGIWCIITVSYYYEEGQKVSPFSVFSLKPIQMPSMNMEEVYQARRKFTMDQWIDMLLRSIGMEPANLDHRTKWHLIARMIPFVENNYNVCELGPRGTGKSHVYKECSPNSLLVSGGQTTVANLFYNMSSRQIGLVGMWDVVAFDEVAGIRFKDKDGIQIMKDYMASGSFSRGRDSIEAKASMVFVGNIDHSVETLVKTSHLLAPFPDDMIDAAFFDRFHGYIPGWEIPKMRPEFFTDRFGLITDYLAEYMREMRKTTFSDSINKFFKLGNNLNQRDVIGVRRTTSGLLKLLVPHGEYTKEDVRVCLTYALEVRRRIKEQLKKIGGMEFFDVNFSYIDNETLEEFFVNVPEQGGSNLIPAGIANPGVLHFVSEGAAGKLGLYRVETQMTPGNGKHSTSGFGSDTSAKEQVRVGFEYFKGNLNRIAATSRFSEHEFHLHFVDLQNSGNSHTASLASLIASCSVLMNKPIQESMVVLGSITLGGVVNPVQDLASSMQIALEGGATKVLLPMASASDIPSVPAETFTKFQVSFYSDPVDAVYKALGVN from the coding sequence ATGGAAACCAAAGACAATTTAGAAAATGATAATCAAGAAAACCAAGTTGCCAACCAAGAACGTGAAATTAATGTACATGTTCATATGCATGAAAATGACGCGACGATAGACCCTATAGACGATACTGCACCTGTGCTTACTGAGCGTGGGGAGCTAAGAAGTATTGATCTAGACGAGCTGATGATAAATGAATTTAAAGGTCGTATTGTACGTAAAGATCTAACAAAGCAGTTAAAAGAAGGTGCTAACGTTCCTGTATACGTACTGGAATACCTTTTAGGTATGTATTGCTCTGCTGCTGAAGATGACTTAATTGAAGAAGGCATGAAAAACGTTAAGAAAATCTTAACGGAAAACTATGTTCGACCAGATGAGGCCGAAAAAGCCAAGTCGCTTATTCGTGAGAAAGGCACGCATAAAGTTATTGATAAAGTGACGGTTAAGCTAAACCAGAAAAAAGATATTTACGAAGCAAGCCTATCTAATATCGGTATCAAAGATGCGGTTGTGCCAAATAAAATTGTTAAAGAAAACGAGAAGCTCTTAACAGGCGGTATTTGGTGCATTATTACAGTTAGCTATTACTATGAAGAAGGCCAGAAAGTATCACCTTTTAGTGTATTTAGCTTAAAGCCAATTCAAATGCCTTCTATGAATATGGAAGAGGTATATCAAGCTCGACGTAAATTCACAATGGATCAGTGGATCGATATGTTACTGCGCTCAATTGGAATGGAACCTGCTAATTTAGATCACCGAACTAAATGGCATTTAATTGCTCGCATGATCCCATTTGTTGAAAATAACTATAACGTTTGTGAACTTGGGCCGCGTGGTACAGGTAAGTCGCATGTTTATAAAGAGTGCTCTCCTAACTCGCTCTTGGTATCGGGCGGACAAACTACAGTTGCTAACCTTTTTTATAATATGTCTTCTCGCCAAATTGGTTTAGTGGGAATGTGGGACGTTGTGGCCTTTGATGAAGTAGCCGGAATCCGTTTTAAAGATAAAGACGGTATTCAGATCATGAAAGATTATATGGCCTCAGGTTCATTCTCTCGTGGCCGTGATTCGATAGAAGCTAAAGCGTCAATGGTGTTTGTTGGTAATATTGACCATAGCGTTGAAACTTTAGTAAAAACGAGTCACCTTTTAGCGCCATTCCCTGATGATATGATTGATGCCGCATTTTTTGACCGTTTTCACGGATACATTCCTGGTTGGGAAATACCTAAAATGCGCCCTGAGTTCTTCACAGACCGCTTTGGTTTAATAACTGATTACTTAGCTGAATACATGCGCGAAATGCGCAAGACAACGTTTTCAGACTCTATTAATAAGTTCTTTAAGCTAGGAAATAACTTAAACCAACGAGATGTAATAGGTGTGCGTCGTACAACTTCTGGATTACTAAAGTTATTAGTACCTCATGGGGAATATACTAAAGAAGATGTAAGGGTATGTTTAACCTATGCTTTAGAAGTTCGCCGCCGAATTAAAGAACAGTTGAAAAAAATAGGCGGCATGGAATTTTTTGATGTTAACTTTAGCTATATTGATAATGAAACACTCGAGGAATTTTTTGTCAATGTTCCAGAACAAGGTGGTTCAAACCTAATACCAGCTGGAATAGCTAACCCTGGTGTGCTTCATTTTGTAAGTGAAGGCGCAGCTGGCAAGTTAGGGCTATACAGAGTTGAAACTCAAATGACACCTGGTAATGGTAAGCACTCTACTTCAGGTTTTGGCTCTGATACGTCAGCAAAAGAACAGGTTAGGGTGGGTTTTGAATATTTCAAAGGTAATTTAAATCGTATAGCAGCGACTTCACGATTTTCTGAACACGAATTTCACTTGCACTTTGTTGATTTACAAAACTCAGGCAATAGTCATACAGCAAGTTTAGCTTCTTTAATTGCTAGTTGTTCAGTTCTAATGAATAAACCAATACAAGAGTCTATGGTTGTGCTTGGCAGCATTACATTAGGTGGTGTGGTAAATCCAGTGCAAGATCTCGCATCTAGTATGCAAATAGCGCTAGAAGGTGGAGCAACCAAGGTACTTCTGCCAATGGCATCAGCCAGTGACATCCCATCAGTCCCAGCAGAGACGTTTACTAAGTTTCAGGTAAGCTTTTATAGCGATCCTGTGGATGCTGTTTATAAGGCGCTTGGGGTAAATTAA
- the pglZ gene encoding BREX-1 system phosphatase PglZ type A: MNLEQLKQGILAKFEKCRLVFWQDEDIEFKEQLPLINDELNSSDVEFIELDECSHFEIKQRIELKEANSKFLLYSNKSQSEPSRDWLYDIRLYAEQFYADSSSMILNELGMRMEFRQDIGRYKKFFGNQQRYNKLKRLLPEGADKQTLELSMIAVIAKVETVSFTAAFYQLIKLYAEQPEKADELLSDLNKFELGKVFWLLAVEEFGFVAKCLWLDDKATSAQLVMFKDLLTKLLVTDCYQALQSSGVTVQATSFASSLSAHTLPMSLSDEETTALPKSVKELLLNAASKRASVVNFVSSWRESRTLSDSYNVVASEVAQELEIKNKLAEFKHPSELIHVETFVEADQQLIKSLATDLPAYNAVEINEWVSKKLRSHWCSPGSHKDSANYAAIYTALRAAKEFYDLKEKHIDGLAFESARSLYKAYETELYKFDHAYRIFSENSIEISKNGSDILKATGLVEDIEHLYVDWYLHDLAIVWGKLVDDENLLDNWSLAGINNQQNFFREEVKGVLSKTQTKRVFVIISDALRYEVAHDIHQQINDEKRFKSEIKSQLGVVPSYTQLGMGSLLPHQKLTAHLGTKPEYKADGMSVHGHDNRHKILEKHGGVAFKADEVLNWTNQEGRDKVRDTQVVYIYHDEIDAIGDKQVTENQTFEAARDAVDEIKQLIGRIINRLNGSRVLVTADHGFLFKMTDVTDSDKTALKSKPAGTTEAKKRYVIGSNLPTDSYYWTGKLANTAGVNVEGGDDAEFMIPRGSNRFNFVGGAKFIHGGIMPQEICVPVLQIRELDTKAQTKHAKQKVNAVPLNNPVKIVSNIDRIKFLQTDPVGEKFKARELEIWIEDSDGKKVSSREKVLFESTSEKMDDRKRNVQIKLEGSGFDRTVSYKLMMEDTESKVKTTHSVIIDLAFEDDFF, from the coding sequence ATGAATCTAGAACAATTAAAACAAGGCATATTAGCCAAATTTGAAAAGTGCCGACTGGTATTTTGGCAAGACGAAGACATCGAGTTTAAAGAGCAGTTGCCACTAATAAACGACGAACTTAATAGCAGTGATGTAGAGTTTATTGAGCTTGATGAGTGTTCACATTTTGAAATAAAACAGCGTATTGAGTTAAAAGAAGCAAACTCAAAGTTTTTGTTGTACAGCAATAAATCGCAAAGCGAGCCATCACGTGATTGGCTGTATGATATTCGCTTATACGCAGAGCAGTTTTATGCTGATTCAAGCTCAATGATATTGAATGAGTTAGGTATGAGAATGGAGTTTCGCCAAGATATAGGCCGCTATAAGAAATTTTTTGGGAACCAGCAGCGATATAACAAGCTAAAGCGGTTACTACCAGAGGGCGCAGATAAACAAACATTAGAGCTTTCGATGATTGCTGTTATAGCTAAGGTAGAAACGGTTTCTTTTACTGCGGCTTTTTATCAATTAATTAAGTTGTATGCCGAGCAGCCAGAAAAAGCAGATGAGTTGCTATCTGATTTAAATAAATTTGAGCTTGGTAAAGTGTTTTGGCTGTTAGCTGTTGAAGAGTTTGGCTTTGTTGCCAAATGTTTATGGCTTGATGATAAAGCTACTAGTGCACAACTCGTTATGTTCAAAGACTTATTGACCAAGTTATTAGTCACTGATTGCTACCAAGCGTTGCAGTCGTCTGGCGTTACTGTTCAAGCCACGAGTTTTGCCTCAAGCCTTTCTGCACATACTTTACCTATGAGCTTAAGTGATGAAGAAACAACAGCACTGCCAAAGAGCGTAAAAGAGTTGCTATTGAACGCGGCCTCTAAACGCGCATCTGTGGTTAACTTTGTGTCGTCTTGGCGAGAGAGCAGAACGTTATCGGATTCATATAATGTTGTGGCATCTGAAGTTGCCCAAGAGCTAGAAATTAAGAATAAACTTGCCGAGTTTAAACATCCGTCGGAGCTAATACATGTTGAAACCTTTGTTGAAGCGGATCAGCAGTTAATTAAATCGTTAGCAACGGATTTACCTGCATATAACGCTGTTGAAATTAATGAATGGGTTTCGAAAAAGTTACGCAGCCATTGGTGCTCACCAGGCTCACATAAAGATAGTGCTAACTATGCGGCTATTTATACGGCATTAAGAGCCGCTAAAGAGTTCTATGACTTAAAAGAAAAGCACATTGATGGTTTGGCCTTTGAAAGTGCTAGGAGTCTTTACAAGGCATATGAAACGGAGCTTTATAAGTTTGACCATGCGTATCGTATTTTTAGTGAAAACTCGATTGAAATTAGTAAAAACGGCTCTGATATTTTAAAAGCAACAGGTCTTGTTGAAGATATTGAACACTTATATGTTGATTGGTACTTGCATGATTTAGCGATTGTTTGGGGTAAGCTAGTTGATGATGAAAACTTACTTGATAATTGGAGTCTAGCTGGAATAAACAATCAGCAAAACTTCTTCCGTGAAGAAGTAAAAGGTGTATTAAGCAAAACTCAAACTAAACGGGTTTTTGTGATTATTTCCGATGCACTTCGATACGAGGTAGCGCATGATATTCACCAGCAGATTAACGATGAAAAACGCTTTAAATCTGAGATTAAGTCTCAGTTAGGCGTTGTGCCTTCTTATACTCAATTGGGGATGGGTAGCTTGTTACCTCACCAGAAGCTGACAGCTCACCTTGGCACTAAGCCAGAATATAAAGCTGATGGCATGTCTGTGCATGGGCATGACAACCGCCATAAGATTCTTGAAAAGCATGGCGGTGTTGCTTTTAAAGCGGATGAGGTCCTTAACTGGACAAATCAAGAAGGCCGAGACAAAGTGCGTGATACTCAGGTGGTATATATTTATCACGATGAGATTGACGCAATAGGTGATAAGCAAGTAACTGAGAACCAAACCTTTGAAGCCGCTCGCGATGCCGTTGATGAAATCAAGCAATTGATTGGTCGTATCATTAATCGCTTAAACGGTAGTAGAGTGCTTGTTACCGCTGATCATGGTTTCTTGTTTAAAATGACGGACGTGACCGATTCAGATAAAACTGCGCTTAAATCAAAACCAGCAGGCACAACCGAAGCCAAAAAGCGTTATGTAATAGGCTCAAACTTACCTACAGACAGCTATTACTGGACTGGCAAATTGGCTAATACTGCTGGCGTAAATGTTGAAGGTGGTGATGATGCTGAGTTTATGATCCCTAGGGGAAGTAACCGCTTTAACTTTGTTGGTGGGGCCAAGTTTATTCATGGTGGCATTATGCCACAGGAAATTTGTGTTCCTGTTCTTCAAATTAGAGAGTTAGATACAAAGGCTCAAACGAAACACGCAAAGCAGAAAGTAAACGCTGTTCCGCTCAATAATCCTGTGAAAATAGTATCTAATATCGATAGGATCAAATTCCTTCAAACAGATCCGGTAGGCGAGAAATTTAAGGCCCGTGAATTAGAAATATGGATTGAAGATTCCGATGGGAAAAAGGTAAGTTCACGTGAAAAGGTATTGTTTGAATCGACTTCAGAGAAGATGGACGATCGTAAACGCAACGTACAAATAAAATTAGAAGGTAGCGGCTTTGACCGCACAGTGAGCTACAAGCTAATGATGGAAGATACAGAGAGCAAAGTAAAAACAACACACTCTGTGATTATTGATTTAGCTTTTGAAGACGACTTTTTTTAG
- a CDS encoding DUF6375 family protein encodes MKIWTSYGSEHSMNLVMVGTFKTAEDATEAKELSERLSDNLQHQVELDGQTTRFPDEVRDILWKENFHILSPQEVEHFSYEHWIEQEGEKLIFKTEETEFSAFLKLFIDKGAKVEVYSAHNFPDELHGRGK; translated from the coding sequence ATGAAAATATGGACTTCTTATGGTTCTGAGCATTCTATGAATTTAGTTATGGTTGGTACTTTTAAAACAGCTGAAGATGCGACAGAAGCAAAAGAATTATCTGAACGCTTGAGCGACAATTTACAGCATCAAGTAGAGCTTGATGGACAAACAACTCGGTTCCCAGATGAAGTTAGGGATATTTTGTGGAAAGAAAATTTTCATATTTTAAGTCCACAAGAGGTAGAGCACTTCTCTTATGAGCACTGGATTGAACAAGAGGGCGAAAAGCTAATCTTTAAAACGGAGGAAACTGAGTTTTCAGCCTTCTTAAAACTGTTTATTGATAAAGGAGCAAAAGTAGAAGTTTATTCTGCACATAACTTTCCTGATGAACTACATGGCAGAGGAAAATAG
- a CDS encoding radical SAM protein, whose product MAGTYKVRYGPDGVHLFDRTTGTNILMDEILVPEREWSKSPRQVSIALTNLCNLNCTHCYAPKSSSELDLSTLQQWLVELDKNGCFGVGFGGGEPTLYKGFVELCEFGSRETELAITFTTHGHTLTEKLIGKLKGHVHFIRVSMDGVGGNYESIRGKKFTDLLHSLSLLQDQISYGINYVVNATTINDLDRAVAICEKFGASELLLLPEVCSGLGAGIDELSLKALHQWAKDYKGSVRLSVSEPFKAEFQVIEPCIKENDIQSYIHINANAEVKRNSFTNDCVLIGTNGVLSALEKLAI is encoded by the coding sequence ATGGCGGGTACATATAAAGTGCGATATGGCCCAGATGGAGTTCATCTTTTTGATAGGACTACAGGAACCAATATCTTAATGGATGAGATATTGGTTCCTGAGAGAGAATGGTCTAAATCCCCTCGTCAGGTATCTATCGCATTAACTAATTTATGTAACTTAAATTGTACTCACTGTTATGCCCCTAAGTCGTCTTCAGAGCTAGATTTAAGCACTTTACAACAATGGTTAGTAGAGCTTGATAAAAACGGTTGTTTTGGTGTTGGTTTTGGCGGTGGTGAACCAACCCTTTATAAGGGGTTTGTTGAGCTATGTGAGTTTGGTTCAAGAGAAACAGAGCTAGCGATTACTTTTACTACTCATGGACACACGTTGACAGAAAAACTAATTGGTAAATTAAAAGGCCATGTGCACTTTATTCGAGTAAGTATGGACGGTGTAGGTGGAAACTATGAATCTATCCGTGGAAAAAAATTTACTGACTTATTACATTCCTTATCTTTACTTCAAGATCAAATCTCGTATGGAATTAATTATGTTGTTAACGCTACTACTATCAATGATCTAGACAGAGCCGTTGCTATTTGCGAGAAATTCGGTGCCTCCGAGCTATTACTACTGCCTGAGGTTTGTTCAGGTTTGGGAGCGGGCATAGACGAGCTATCCCTAAAAGCTCTTCATCAGTGGGCTAAAGATTATAAAGGCTCAGTGAGGCTGTCCGTTAGCGAGCCATTTAAAGCCGAATTTCAAGTTATAGAGCCTTGTATCAAGGAAAATGATATTCAGTCTTATATTCATATCAATGCAAATGCTGAAGTAAAACGTAACTCGTTTACAAATGATTGTGTTTTGATAGGGACAAATGGTGTTCTCAGTGCACTTGAGAAATTAGCGATATAG
- the pglX gene encoding BREX-1 system adenine-specific DNA-methyltransferase PglX codes for MNTKNLKAYAPKARKQFIEAVKKRAAHFGIYEDRVEDVRIEGGAAIIEGRAFTRKEGEQRKRLESKLAERGYDMFTREIAYTWFNRLAALRYMEIHDYFDHGFRVLSHPTNQGGLPEILNHASDVAESLNLDKDHIIELQLAGDKEEELYRELLLGQCHQLAKIMPQIFKGLAFEAIDDATELLLPNNLTKTDSILKGLINDIPEEDWQEIEVIGWLYQFYISEHKDSVMGKVVKSEDIPAATQLFTPNWIVKYLVQNSVGRQWLATYPDSDLKDKMEYYIEPAEQSEDVIEQLKAITPTSIDPEEIKVLDPACGSGHILVEVYEVLREIYLERGYRLREIPELILTKNIYGLDIDDRAAQLAGFALMMKAREDDRRIFQRVEDGEVTLNVYSLQSTEHLDIHKLWNALDLEGKHQSGTTAGLFDEVVQPSDFAYNEQSEKTIPAQAGIYADYYHLLQILKTEFLKAKTFGSLIHIDNQHLQQLLALKKLLQVKERGSDPAAKQAVLEVLPFVNQSILIAQRYDSVIANPPYMGSNGMNAELKEFAKKRFPNSKADLFAIFMERAFELLTDHGFNAQVNMQSWMFLSSYEKLRQWLIETNTFVTMAHLGARAFGQISGEVVQTTAWVMSNLHLESYQPSFFRLIDGNEDKKREALVNKENCYNQTKQCDFRKIPNQPIAYWTDSNAIKAYGNEMLSKHLVSDGSVKTGNNEKFIRFLWEIDFSEIGKNSKWRMHPKGGEYRKWFGNTESVILWSEDARRHYKKDKIARILDERYWDRKGISWSAVSSGKPSFRVLEKESVANNAALCIFPEILSNEFYLSFLNSVVFDYFVKVNTQSVNYLVGDVLNVPIIDFNDDDLISCTKEAIRIAKLDWDSQETSLKFSKSEFIVNRGNTRLADLSKQIFNQDKELSFLLRNIESNINRIFVEKFELKELLESEVSIEEISLINNVSFDKGFKGDERLYLSNKFVKILSYFIGCAMGRYSLDIEGVLYAHSENVGFKELEAEGVYKTFPADDDGIIPLASEEWLFDDDATSRFKEFVKTIWGDNHLSENLEFVAESLCLHALKPKKGESAMETIRRYFSTQFFKDHCKTYKKRPIYWLFSSGKEKAFECLVYQHRYNEGTLSRMRTEYVTPLMGKYDAQHTLLSEQQLQATGTEARGIEKDLKSLEKKQAELRTFDEQLKHYAEKRITLDLDDGVKANYGKFGNLLADVKAIHGKAVK; via the coding sequence ATGAATACTAAAAACCTAAAAGCATACGCACCTAAAGCGCGTAAACAGTTTATTGAAGCCGTTAAAAAACGTGCAGCTCACTTTGGTATATACGAAGACCGAGTAGAAGACGTCCGTATAGAAGGCGGTGCAGCCATAATTGAAGGCCGTGCCTTTACTCGCAAAGAAGGTGAGCAACGTAAACGTTTAGAAAGCAAACTAGCAGAACGTGGCTATGACATGTTCACGCGTGAAATTGCCTACACATGGTTTAACCGCCTTGCCGCACTGCGTTATATGGAAATACACGATTACTTTGATCATGGTTTTCGTGTACTTTCTCATCCCACTAACCAAGGTGGCCTACCTGAAATTTTAAATCATGCATCCGATGTGGCTGAAAGTTTAAATTTAGATAAAGACCATATTATTGAGCTACAGCTTGCGGGTGATAAAGAAGAAGAGTTGTATCGTGAATTGCTATTAGGCCAATGTCACCAACTCGCTAAAATTATGCCTCAAATATTTAAAGGCTTAGCGTTTGAGGCGATTGATGACGCAACCGAGTTATTGCTGCCAAACAACCTAACCAAAACTGATTCTATTTTAAAAGGGCTAATCAACGATATACCAGAAGAAGACTGGCAAGAGATTGAAGTTATTGGATGGCTTTATCAGTTTTACATATCAGAGCACAAAGACTCTGTAATGGGTAAAGTGGTTAAGTCAGAAGATATACCCGCTGCTACTCAGTTATTTACACCAAACTGGATTGTTAAATACCTAGTGCAAAACTCGGTGGGTAGGCAGTGGTTAGCCACTTACCCTGACTCAGACCTTAAAGACAAAATGGAATATTACATTGAGCCTGCTGAACAGTCTGAAGATGTTATTGAACAGCTAAAAGCCATTACGCCAACAAGCATCGACCCAGAAGAAATCAAAGTGCTAGACCCTGCATGTGGTTCAGGGCATATCTTGGTTGAAGTGTATGAAGTTTTACGTGAAATCTATTTAGAGCGTGGTTACCGCCTTCGTGAAATACCCGAACTAATTCTTACCAAAAATATTTATGGTTTAGATATAGACGACCGTGCAGCACAGCTTGCTGGTTTTGCATTAATGATGAAAGCGCGTGAAGATGACAGGCGAATTTTTCAACGAGTTGAAGACGGTGAAGTAACCCTTAATGTGTACTCATTACAATCAACCGAGCACCTTGATATACACAAGCTTTGGAATGCGCTTGATTTAGAGGGAAAACATCAAAGTGGCACAACTGCAGGGTTATTTGATGAGGTAGTACAGCCAAGTGACTTTGCTTACAACGAACAAAGCGAAAAAACGATACCTGCGCAAGCAGGTATTTATGCTGATTATTACCATTTACTACAAATATTGAAAACAGAATTCTTAAAAGCTAAAACATTTGGCTCGTTGATACATATTGATAATCAACATTTACAACAATTATTAGCATTAAAAAAATTATTGCAAGTAAAAGAGAGAGGTTCAGACCCTGCTGCCAAACAAGCTGTGCTGGAAGTTTTACCTTTTGTAAATCAGTCTATTTTAATAGCTCAGCGCTATGACTCTGTGATTGCTAACCCTCCTTATATGGGGAGTAATGGTATGAATGCAGAACTAAAAGAATTTGCTAAAAAGCGCTTTCCAAATTCTAAAGCTGACTTATTTGCGATATTTATGGAGCGCGCTTTTGAGCTTTTAACGGATCATGGTTTCAACGCACAAGTTAATATGCAATCTTGGATGTTCTTATCGAGTTATGAAAAACTACGTCAATGGCTTATAGAGACAAATACATTTGTCACCATGGCGCACTTAGGCGCAAGAGCGTTTGGGCAAATTTCAGGTGAAGTTGTTCAAACAACCGCTTGGGTAATGAGCAATCTTCACCTTGAATCTTATCAGCCTTCTTTTTTTCGTTTAATTGATGGTAACGAGGATAAAAAGCGAGAAGCTTTAGTAAATAAGGAAAATTGTTACAATCAAACTAAACAATGTGATTTTAGGAAAATACCTAACCAGCCGATAGCGTACTGGACTGATTCTAATGCAATAAAAGCTTACGGAAATGAAATGTTATCAAAGCACTTAGTATCAGATGGATCAGTTAAAACAGGGAATAACGAAAAATTCATCCGTTTTTTATGGGAAATTGACTTCAGTGAGATCGGCAAAAACTCAAAGTGGCGAATGCATCCGAAAGGTGGTGAGTATAGGAAGTGGTTTGGTAATACTGAGAGTGTAATCTTATGGTCAGAAGATGCGAGGCGGCACTATAAGAAAGATAAAATAGCGCGTATTTTAGATGAAAGGTATTGGGATCGAAAAGGTATATCATGGTCTGCGGTTAGTAGTGGGAAGCCATCATTTAGAGTCCTTGAAAAAGAATCGGTGGCAAATAATGCAGCCTTGTGTATTTTTCCTGAAATACTTTCAAATGAGTTTTATCTATCTTTTCTGAATTCAGTTGTCTTTGACTATTTTGTAAAAGTAAATACTCAGTCAGTAAATTATCTAGTCGGCGATGTTCTGAATGTACCCATTATTGATTTTAATGATGACGATTTAATAAGTTGTACAAAAGAAGCTATCAGGATTGCAAAATTAGATTGGGATAGTCAGGAAACTTCACTTAAATTTTCGAAAAGTGAGTTTATTGTCAATCGAGGGAACACAAGATTGGCTGATTTATCTAAACAAATATTTAATCAAGATAAAGAATTATCCTTTTTACTTAGAAACATCGAAAGTAATATAAATCGAATTTTTGTAGAAAAATTTGAGTTAAAAGAACTTCTCGAAAGTGAAGTGTCTATCGAAGAAATTTCATTAATTAATAATGTAAGTTTTGATAAAGGGTTTAAAGGAGACGAAAGACTCTACCTATCAAATAAGTTTGTTAAGATATTAAGTTATTTCATTGGTTGTGCAATGGGTCGCTATTCCCTGGATATAGAAGGGGTTCTGTATGCTCATTCCGAAAATGTAGGTTTTAAAGAGTTAGAAGCCGAAGGCGTATATAAAACTTTCCCAGCCGATGATGATGGCATTATTCCATTAGCTTCAGAAGAATGGCTATTTGATGATGATGCAACCTCTCGTTTTAAAGAGTTCGTTAAAACTATTTGGGGTGACAACCATTTATCTGAAAATCTGGAGTTTGTTGCTGAAAGCTTATGCTTACATGCATTGAAGCCTAAGAAGGGCGAAAGTGCTATGGAAACCATTCGTCGTTACTTCTCGACACAATTCTTTAAAGATCATTGTAAGACATACAAAAAGCGTCCTATCTATTGGTTATTTAGTTCAGGTAAAGAAAAAGCCTTTGAGTGTTTAGTGTATCAGCACCGTTATAACGAAGGTACGTTATCACGTATGCGTACCGAGTACGTCACACCGTTAATGGGTAAGTACGATGCTCAGCATACTTTGCTGTCTGAGCAACAACTACAAGCCACAGGCACGGAAGCTCGTGGTATTGAAAAAGACTTAAAGTCACTTGAGAAGAAACAAGCCGAACTTCGCACCTTCGATGAGCAACTCAAACATTACGCCGAAAAACGCATTACGCTCGATTTAGACGACGGCGTAAAAGCCAACTATGGCAAATTTGGCAACTTATTAGCCGATGTAAAAGCCATCCACGGAAAGGCGGTCAAATAA